A region from the Aliarcobacter thereius LMG 24486 genome encodes:
- the lptB gene encoding LPS export ABC transporter ATP-binding protein, which produces MNNLRIENIKKNIKKTQILHGISLEVNTGEIVGLLGPNGAGKTTTFYTVCGLVKPSSGNVFFDNEDITALPLHKRALKGIGYLPQESSIFKELSVEDNLLLAAEIAYKDKETQEKRVEELLQLLNIEPIRQRKGVSLSGGERRRTEIARALVSNPKFLLLDEPFAGVDPIAVKDIQDLVKELTSFNIGVLITDHNVRETLQICDRAYVMKSGALLASGTSEEIKNDQRVKEHYLGEDFRFS; this is translated from the coding sequence ATGAATAATCTAAGAATAGAAAATATCAAAAAAAATATTAAAAAAACACAAATACTACACGGAATAAGTCTTGAAGTAAATACAGGTGAAATAGTTGGTCTTTTAGGACCAAATGGTGCTGGAAAAACAACAACTTTTTATACAGTTTGTGGTCTTGTAAAACCAAGTAGTGGAAATGTTTTTTTCGACAATGAAGATATAACAGCTCTTCCTCTTCATAAAAGAGCATTAAAAGGAATTGGTTATTTACCTCAAGAGTCATCAATTTTTAAAGAGTTAAGTGTTGAAGACAATCTTTTATTGGCAGCTGAAATTGCTTATAAAGATAAAGAGACTCAAGAAAAAAGAGTAGAAGAACTTTTACAACTACTAAATATTGAACCAATTAGACAAAGAAAAGGTGTATCTTTATCAGGTGGAGAAAGAAGAAGAACTGAAATAGCAAGAGCTTTGGTTTCAAATCCAAAATTTCTTTTACTAGATGAACCATTTGCAGGAGTTGATCCAATAGCTGTAAAAGATATTCAAGATTTAGTAAAAGAGCTAACTTCTTTTAATATTGGAGTTTTAATAACAGACCATAATGTAAGAGAAACTCTACAAATTTGTGATAGAGCTTATGTTATGAAAAGTGGTGCTTTACTTGCAAGTGGAACTTCTGAAGAGATAAAAAATGATCAAAGAGTAAAAGAGCACTATTTAGGCGAAGATTTTAGATTTAGTTAA
- the tsaE gene encoding tRNA (adenosine(37)-N6)-threonylcarbamoyltransferase complex ATPase subunit type 1 TsaE, with product MKIKEFLLKEDEILDLIDYLKSILENQDKIILLKGDLASGKTTLVRNFVKSLDIEDYVNSPTFSLQVVYSDNIFHYDLYNKTLQDFIALGMLEEFEKDGLHFIEWADESLENILSDYGFSFLKIEIEKKDNKRLYKVYE from the coding sequence TTGAAAATAAAAGAGTTTTTACTAAAAGAAGATGAAATATTAGATTTAATAGATTACTTAAAATCTATTCTAGAAAATCAAGATAAAATTATTCTTTTAAAAGGTGATTTAGCAAGTGGAAAAACAACTCTTGTAAGAAACTTTGTAAAATCTTTAGATATAGAAGATTATGTAAACTCCCCTACTTTTTCACTTCAAGTAGTTTATTCAGACAATATTTTTCACTATGATTTATATAATAAAACTTTACAAGATTTTATAGCCTTAGGAATGCTTGAAGAGTTTGAAAAAGATGGTTTACATTTTATAGAGTGGGCAGATGAAAGTTTAGAAAATATTTTAAGTGATTATGGATTTTCATTTTTAAAAATAGAGATTGAAAAAAAAGATAATAAAAGGTTGTATAAAGTTTATGAATAA